From Spirosoma aerolatum, one genomic window encodes:
- a CDS encoding ArsR/SmtB family transcription factor encodes MGVTKTEIFTEQQNRMADLAKAFAHPARVAILQLLAQRKACVCGDLVDELSLAQATVSQHLKELKRIGIIQGEINPPRVCYCINETVWEEARQAFGALLDTFVVAATCC; translated from the coding sequence ATGGGAGTTACGAAAACGGAAATTTTCACTGAACAACAAAATCGGATGGCCGATTTGGCTAAAGCGTTTGCTCATCCGGCACGGGTAGCCATCCTGCAACTACTGGCGCAAAGGAAGGCCTGTGTCTGTGGCGATTTAGTAGATGAACTGTCATTGGCCCAGGCAACTGTTTCGCAACACTTGAAGGAATTGAAACGCATTGGCATCATTCAGGGAGAAATCAACCCACCCCGTGTCTGCTACTGCATCAACGAAACCGTATGGGAAGAAGCCCGGCAAGCCTTTGGGGCACTGTTGGATACGTTTGTAGTAGCTGCTACCTGCTGTTAA
- the hflX gene encoding GTPase HflX: MIETHKQPETAVLVALITQKQTADQTKEYLDELAFLAETSGVETIKAFTQKLDRPDTRTFVGKGKLEEIQTFIIDNPVDSIIFDDDLTPAQVRNLEAEFKDIKVLDRSLLILNIFSMRAQTAQSRVQVELAQYQYLYPRLTRMWTHLSRQKGGTGMRGPGEKELETDRRIVKDRIAFLKEKLAKIDKQSVTRRKERDRLVRVALVGYTNVGKSTLMRTMAKTDVFAENKLFATVDSTVRKVTLGNIPFLLTDTVGFIRKLPTTLIESFKSTLDEVREADILLHVVDVSHPNFEEQIEVVNSTLADIKAADKPMVLVFNKMDQFVPKDEWTGQLDQDDDDSHEEVAIPVAVRRKTALEYLKKTYLTQKADYVAFISAQTGENVGELRELLYDLVKEKHYQIYPNWLHVPLSESAEYGDGLAG, encoded by the coding sequence ATGATTGAAACACACAAACAACCTGAAACCGCTGTATTGGTCGCGCTGATTACGCAAAAGCAGACAGCCGATCAAACCAAGGAATATCTGGACGAATTAGCATTTCTGGCAGAAACATCGGGGGTTGAAACGATAAAAGCATTCACCCAGAAGCTCGATCGGCCCGATACCCGCACGTTTGTCGGCAAAGGAAAGCTGGAAGAGATTCAGACCTTTATCATCGACAACCCCGTCGATTCCATCATTTTTGATGACGATCTGACACCAGCCCAGGTACGTAACCTGGAAGCTGAGTTCAAGGACATCAAAGTACTGGACCGGAGTCTGCTGATTCTGAACATATTCTCGATGCGTGCGCAAACGGCTCAGTCCCGCGTACAGGTCGAACTGGCCCAGTATCAATACCTTTATCCACGGTTAACCCGCATGTGGACGCACTTGAGCCGCCAGAAAGGGGGAACCGGGATGCGTGGACCAGGTGAAAAAGAGTTGGAAACTGACCGCCGGATTGTAAAAGATCGGATTGCGTTCCTGAAAGAAAAACTCGCCAAAATCGACAAACAAAGCGTAACGCGCCGGAAAGAGCGTGATCGACTGGTGCGGGTCGCGCTGGTGGGTTATACTAACGTAGGAAAATCGACACTGATGCGTACGATGGCAAAAACCGATGTATTTGCTGAAAACAAGCTGTTTGCAACGGTCGATTCGACGGTTCGGAAAGTAACCCTAGGCAACATTCCATTTTTGCTGACCGACACGGTTGGATTCATCCGTAAACTGCCGACCACGCTGATCGAGTCGTTCAAATCGACGCTTGATGAAGTTCGGGAAGCTGATATTCTGCTGCATGTAGTCGATGTATCGCATCCTAATTTTGAAGAGCAAATCGAGGTGGTCAATTCGACCCTGGCCGACATTAAAGCTGCCGATAAACCGATGGTGCTGGTCTTCAACAAAATGGATCAGTTTGTTCCGAAAGACGAATGGACGGGCCAGCTTGATCAGGATGATGACGATTCGCACGAAGAAGTGGCCATCCCGGTAGCCGTACGACGAAAAACAGCGCTGGAATATCTGAAGAAAACGTACCTGACCCAGAAAGCCGATTATGTTGCTTTTATTTCGGCGCAAACAGGCGAAAATGTGGGCGAGTTACGTGAGTTACTCTACGACCTGGTGAAAGAGAAGCACTACCAGATTTATCCAAACTGGTTGCATGTCCCACTCTCAGAATCAGCCGAATACGGCGATGGTTTGGCAGGCTGA
- a CDS encoding MATE family efflux transporter, translated as MTKYIRLLLDALRGSETNFTSGSINRAIFLLSVPMILEMVMESLFAVVDVFFVAKIGTQAVATVGLTESVLTIVYSIAIGLSTAATAMVSRRVGEDNRRGAAQAVGQVILVSLVMAILMGVPGFIFAEDILRLMGGDEQLIANGANFTRMIFASSPAIMLLYTLSGCLRGAGDASMAMRSLWIANGFNIILCPVLIFGWGPFPELGVMGSAVATTAGRSLGVLYQLYALTRQKGGIQVLRSDLTPDMEVIRNIVSLAIGGTSQFLVGSASWIFLTRILSTYGSDVVAGYTIAIRIIIFTILPSWGMANAAATLVGQNLGAGQPERAEISAWRAAFCNMIFLATVGIGFFLGAAEVVSLFDNNTNVVDIAVQCLRVFCLGYLFMAYGMVLSQSLNGAGDTRTPTIINIVCFWLIEIPLAYTLAHVFNWGPPGVFWSVAISETLLAVIAILVFRRGRWKTVQV; from the coding sequence ATGACCAAATACATTCGGTTGTTACTGGACGCATTGCGCGGTTCAGAAACCAATTTTACATCGGGTAGCATCAACCGGGCTATCTTTCTTTTATCGGTCCCGATGATTCTGGAAATGGTGATGGAGTCACTGTTTGCGGTCGTCGATGTGTTTTTTGTGGCGAAAATCGGGACGCAGGCAGTTGCCACCGTGGGATTAACGGAATCGGTACTCACCATTGTGTACTCCATTGCAATTGGCTTAAGCACAGCGGCTACAGCTATGGTATCCCGGCGAGTAGGTGAAGACAATCGGCGGGGAGCCGCTCAGGCAGTAGGCCAGGTCATTCTGGTTTCGCTGGTTATGGCGATCCTGATGGGCGTACCAGGCTTTATCTTTGCCGAAGATATTCTGCGGTTGATGGGTGGCGACGAGCAACTGATTGCCAACGGAGCGAATTTTACCCGGATGATTTTTGCCAGTTCGCCCGCCATCATGTTATTGTATACCCTAAGCGGTTGCCTACGGGGTGCAGGTGATGCGTCGATGGCCATGCGGTCGTTATGGATCGCCAACGGATTCAATATTATTCTGTGTCCAGTGCTTATTTTTGGCTGGGGGCCTTTTCCGGAATTGGGCGTTATGGGTTCGGCAGTAGCCACCACGGCAGGCCGTTCATTGGGTGTATTGTATCAATTATATGCCCTGACACGTCAGAAAGGCGGAATTCAGGTTCTTCGCTCCGATCTCACACCCGATATGGAAGTTATTCGGAACATCGTCAGTCTGGCTATAGGTGGCACGAGTCAGTTTCTGGTGGGATCGGCTAGCTGGATATTTCTGACCCGCATCCTGTCGACTTATGGCAGCGATGTAGTGGCTGGGTATACCATTGCCATCCGAATCATTATCTTCACGATTCTGCCTTCGTGGGGTATGGCCAATGCAGCCGCTACGCTGGTGGGACAGAATCTGGGGGCGGGCCAACCCGAACGGGCCGAAATTTCAGCCTGGCGAGCTGCGTTCTGCAATATGATCTTTCTGGCTACGGTTGGCATAGGCTTTTTTCTAGGTGCAGCCGAAGTCGTAAGTCTGTTTGATAACAATACCAACGTGGTTGATATTGCCGTTCAGTGCCTGCGCGTATTTTGCCTGGGATACCTGTTTATGGCGTATGGCATGGTGTTAAGTCAATCGCTCAATGGCGCTGGCGATACCCGTACACCAACGATCATAAATATTGTATGCTTCTGGCTAATTGAAATTCCGCTGGCCTATACACTCGCCCATGTCTTCAACTGGGGTCCTCCCGGCGTATTCTGGTCGGTGGCCATCAGCGAAACGTTATTAGCCGTTATTGCCATTCTGGTGTTCCGTCGAGGGCGCTGGAAAACCGTTCAGGTATAA
- a CDS encoding LytR/AlgR family response regulator transcription factor codes for MISSADQITHSIKIPGYSEPVLLNTIVRLQGESNYTWLHLQASKRPMLIAKNLKWFEEMLPDFVRVHKSDLINPSFVQKYDYANATTLEVSLPNQQTIRVSRRRIDPVLLKLRHHRSSLH; via the coding sequence ATGATTTCTTCTGCTGACCAGATTACCCATTCTATTAAAATTCCGGGTTATTCAGAACCTGTTCTGCTAAACACGATTGTTCGCTTGCAGGGCGAAAGCAATTATACCTGGCTTCACCTTCAGGCTTCTAAAAGACCAATGTTGATCGCCAAAAATCTCAAATGGTTTGAAGAGATGCTACCAGATTTTGTGCGGGTTCATAAATCGGATTTGATCAACCCCAGTTTTGTTCAAAAGTATGATTATGCCAACGCAACCACGCTGGAAGTGAGTCTGCCTAACCAACAGACTATTCGAGTATCTCGCCGTCGAATTGATCCAGTCTTGCTGAAACTAAGGCATCACCGATCTAGTCTGCACTAA